A window of Polaribacter litorisediminis contains these coding sequences:
- a CDS encoding YdcF family protein, with amino-acid sequence MLTLLKASIQLSNFFAIVFFILAISTYYFSFKKTKWGWYLLTILFLVVSTKAFPAKLVRDYEAKTPICNPNKLEKKETYYLHVLGSGYSLDPKLPPTSQLSKNTLARLIEAMRLSKTLQNYKIVSSGYSRLGLESQAAVVKRAAIALGVPTENCEILPTPTNTSEEVTAFVTKFGTTKNVIVVSDAMHLPRALMLYKKAGVIAIGAPTNFQVKQGANDANNVSFPSMSSVNLMNSYLIERLKYWKDELFTTDLK; translated from the coding sequence ATGTTAACCCTACTCAAAGCAAGTATTCAATTATCAAACTTCTTTGCGATTGTCTTTTTTATATTAGCAATTAGTACTTATTATTTTAGTTTTAAAAAAACAAAGTGGGGGTGGTATCTTTTAACTATTTTATTTTTAGTAGTTTCCACAAAGGCATTTCCAGCAAAGCTCGTAAGAGACTACGAAGCGAAAACACCCATTTGCAATCCAAACAAACTAGAGAAAAAAGAAACCTACTACTTGCATGTTTTAGGATCAGGTTACAGTTTAGATCCTAAGTTACCACCAACTAGTCAGCTTAGCAAAAATACTTTAGCACGCTTAATAGAAGCAATGCGCCTTTCGAAAACACTACAAAACTATAAAATAGTGAGTTCAGGATATTCTAGATTGGGATTAGAATCACAGGCAGCAGTTGTTAAAAGAGCTGCCATTGCATTAGGCGTTCCCACTGAAAACTGTGAAATACTCCCCACACCTACCAATACATCTGAAGAGGTCACTGCCTTTGTCACTAAATTCGGAACAACAAAAAATGTAATTGTCGTTTCAGATGCCATGCACCTGCCAAGGGCCTTAATGCTATACAAAAAAGCAGGGGTCATCGCAATCGGCGCACCCACCAATTTTCAAGTTAAGCAAGGCGCTAATGATGCGAACAATGTATCTTTTCCTTCCATGAGTTCTGTGAATTTAATGAACAGCTATCTGATAGAGCGCTTAAAATATTGGAAAGATGAGCTTTTCACTACTGACTTAAAATAA
- a CDS encoding sugar transferase — protein MYRSFIKRIFDFSLGTVLFILVSPIIIITYCILWKQNNGKVFFFQERPGYKTRKFKIIKFKTMTDQRDTKGKLLPDHQRITKMGSIIRKYSIDELPQLLNVLKGDMSLVGPRPLLFKYIPLYSEEQLKRHEVLPGVTGWAQINGRNSISWTEKFDLDVHYVRHVSFPLDIKILCMTVMKVVKKEDVNQNKQTTMLPFNGSN, from the coding sequence ATGTATCGTTCGTTTATTAAAAGAATTTTTGACTTTAGTTTAGGTACAGTCCTATTTATACTGGTTTCTCCTATCATCATCATCACCTATTGTATCCTTTGGAAACAAAACAATGGAAAGGTTTTTTTCTTCCAAGAAAGACCTGGATATAAAACGCGAAAGTTTAAGATTATCAAGTTTAAAACCATGACTGACCAGCGTGATACAAAAGGAAAGTTATTGCCAGATCATCAAAGAATTACAAAAATGGGAAGCATCATTCGAAAATACTCTATTGATGAGTTACCCCAATTGTTAAATGTGTTGAAGGGAGACATGAGTTTGGTTGGACCTAGACCACTATTATTTAAATATATTCCGTTGTACTCTGAAGAACAATTAAAGCGACATGAGGTGCTTCCGGGAGTAACAGGCTGGGCGCAAATAAATGGAAGAAATAGTATTTCATGGACAGAAAAATTTGATTTAGATGTGCACTATGTGCGGCATGTGAGTTTTCCGTTGGATATAAAAATATTATGTATGACTGTGATGAAAGTCGTAAAAAAAGAGGATGTCAATCAGAACAAACAGACCACAATGCTTCCTTTTAATGGTAGTAATTAA
- a CDS encoding acetyltransferase: MKKIILIGCGSHAAELVDYIEYINKNLEKKEYHIKGLIDDVAEQHTHYNYSYAFLGKISDHQVDPEVYYLMGIGTITTRIKIFDQFTLKGAKFTGMIHPSALISDSAVIGEGTVISHNASVGPKAVIGAFNVINSRCTIGHDVTIGDHNFLSPQVVLGGAAAIGNSNLLGTNSCVLPAIKIGNDNKIMAGMVITNRVHDNETVFFRYKEKLIVRKE; encoded by the coding sequence ATGAAAAAAATAATACTTATCGGTTGTGGTTCTCATGCTGCAGAATTGGTAGATTATATTGAATACATCAATAAGAATTTAGAAAAAAAAGAATATCATATTAAAGGTTTAATAGACGATGTTGCCGAACAACATACGCATTATAACTATTCGTATGCTTTTCTCGGAAAGATAAGCGATCATCAGGTAGATCCTGAGGTGTATTATTTGATGGGTATTGGTACTATTACGACTAGAATTAAAATTTTTGACCAATTTACATTAAAAGGGGCAAAGTTTACGGGCATGATTCATCCTTCTGCATTGATTTCTGATTCCGCGGTAATTGGAGAAGGTACTGTCATATCGCACAATGCATCCGTAGGACCAAAGGCTGTAATTGGTGCCTTTAATGTGATAAACTCAAGATGTACCATCGGTCATGATGTAACTATTGGTGATCATAATTTTCTGAGTCCACAGGTTGTGCTTGGAGGAGCCGCAGCCATCGGAAATAGTAACTTATTAGGCACGAACAGTTGTGTATTGCCGGCGATTAAAATAGGAAACGATAATAAAATTATGGCAGGAATGGTCATTACCAACAGAGTTCATGACAATGAAACTGTTTTTTTTAGGTACAAAGAAAAATTGATTGTTCGAAAAGAATAA
- the acpS gene encoding holo-ACP synthase, whose product MIGIDIEEIARFERMYARKPRLVKRLFSLYEWQYANAKSKPPQTLAGFWCAKEAVVKAVSAIQVLSIHDVHITHASNGAPLVTIVNPQFTDSFKVQVSIAHSKHQATAIAMIV is encoded by the coding sequence ATGATAGGCATTGATATCGAGGAAATCGCAAGATTTGAAAGAATGTATGCAAGAAAGCCACGATTAGTAAAACGTTTGTTTTCATTGTATGAGTGGCAATATGCGAATGCTAAATCGAAACCACCTCAAACCTTAGCTGGGTTTTGGTGTGCCAAAGAAGCCGTGGTGAAAGCGGTTTCAGCAATTCAAGTACTCTCTATTCATGATGTACATATTACGCATGCAAGTAACGGAGCACCGCTGGTCACAATTGTCAACCCTCAGTTTACAGATTCATTTAAAGTTCAGGTAAGCATTGCACATTCCAAGCACCAAGCAACGGCAATTGCCATGATTGTATAA
- a CDS encoding MBL fold metallo-hydrolase yields the protein MILQSFVNKKFNSNTFLIKSANDHKDCYLIDIGNAEDVLQAIEDDQCMKAIFLTHAHYDHVCGIHTILEQYPQCIVFCSKYTQEALRDSKMNLSFYQQTSITYKGKNIQIIDESSCIKLFEDLNLQILETPGHNEGCLTFKIGNAIFTGDSLIPHIPIVTKLKTGNKEKATQSVLKIRNHIDSEAILYPGHGPSIVAKDINWNFYLKNDRH from the coding sequence ATGATCCTGCAATCATTCGTAAATAAAAAATTTAATTCAAACACTTTTTTAATCAAAAGTGCGAATGATCACAAAGATTGTTATCTAATCGATATCGGAAATGCAGAAGATGTTTTGCAAGCAATAGAAGATGATCAGTGCATGAAAGCGATATTTTTAACACATGCGCATTACGATCATGTTTGCGGAATTCACACAATTTTAGAACAATATCCACAATGCATTGTTTTTTGTTCAAAATATACTCAAGAGGCATTGCGCGATAGCAAAATGAATTTATCTTTTTATCAACAAACATCTATCACGTATAAAGGTAAAAACATACAAATTATTGATGAATCGAGTTGTATCAAGCTTTTTGAGGATCTAAACCTTCAAATTTTGGAAACACCGGGTCATAATGAGGGTTGCCTTACATTTAAAATAGGAAATGCTATTTTTACGGGCGATTCTTTAATTCCACACATTCCGATTGTCACAAAATTAAAAACGGGGAATAAAGAAAAAGCAACGCAAAGTGTATTGAAAATCCGTAATCATATAGATTCGGAAGCGATCCTATATCCAGGGCATGGCCCTTCGATAGTAGCAAAAGATATAAATTGGAACTTTTATTTAAAAAATGATAGGCATTGA
- a CDS encoding SDR family NAD(P)-dependent oxidoreductase yields MQENPFSLSGKNIIITGASSGIGQQCAITANKLGAFVILLGRSKERLQETSVELINTDFLILATDITEYDKTTEALQNLLGNLKIDGIVHAAGISTTLPLRNITPEKLQPFFETNVFAAIHMTKLLTKKKFANPEGMSIVFLASVMGVVGELGKTTYSLTKGALIAGTKSLALELANKKIRVNCISPGVVETPMSANAVYAQNQEAYDKIKSKHPIGLGKTEDVANACAFLLSDGARWITGTNMIVDGGYTAM; encoded by the coding sequence GCCTCATCAGGAATTGGTCAACAATGTGCCATCACAGCAAATAAATTAGGAGCTTTTGTCATCCTTTTAGGGCGTTCTAAAGAAAGGTTACAAGAAACAAGTGTTGAACTCATAAATACTGATTTTTTGATTTTAGCAACCGATATAACAGAGTATGACAAAACCACGGAAGCATTACAAAATTTGTTAGGAAATTTAAAAATAGACGGTATTGTGCATGCAGCAGGAATCTCTACAACACTGCCATTACGCAATATTACACCTGAAAAATTACAACCTTTTTTCGAGACCAATGTTTTCGCTGCGATTCATATGACAAAATTACTCACAAAGAAAAAATTTGCAAACCCAGAAGGCATGAGTATCGTCTTTTTGGCCTCTGTGATGGGTGTTGTAGGTGAGTTAGGGAAAACAACCTATAGCCTTACAAAAGGAGCCTTAATAGCAGGAACAAAATCTTTAGCGTTAGAATTAGCAAATAAAAAGATTAGAGTTAATTGTATTTCACCGGGGGTCGTGGAAACTCCGATGAGTGCCAATGCTGTATATGCCCAAAATCAAGAGGCATACGATAAAATAAAAAGCAAACATCCTATCGGATTAGGAAAAACGGAGGATGTAGCCAATGCCTGTGCTTTTTTATTAAGTGACGGTGCACGCTGGATTACAGGAACCAATATGATTGTGGATGGCGGATACACAGCAATGTGA